From Spiroplasma eriocheiris, the proteins below share one genomic window:
- a CDS encoding HpcH/HpaI aldolase/citrate lyase family protein has product MKKIRRNMLFVPGNNPGMFKDVIAFHPDTVMFDLEDSIHIHEKDAARQLTKRMLDFFAYNQYGIETAVRINGWDTEFYQEDLETIVRSNVNMIRLPKVETKDDVIKVVQDIEKIEQTIGRKEKITLFCAIESAKGVLNAYEIATASPRVEGIALGGVDYLFDLKAVKTKDRHELLFARQMIVHAARAAKVDAFDCIFGNTTDLVGLEQEALFVRELGFSGKSAIHPNQIEIINKVFSPSEKEIKNALKILTAYKEFTKEQKGVFAIDGQMIDKPFIDNAEIILQMANVKSPLED; this is encoded by the coding sequence ATGAAAAAAATTAGAAGAAATATGTTATTTGTCCCAGGAAATAATCCGGGAATGTTTAAAGATGTGATTGCTTTTCATCCTGATACAGTAATGTTTGATTTGGAAGATTCCATTCATATTCATGAAAAAGATGCCGCACGCCAACTAACCAAAAGAATGTTAGATTTCTTTGCCTATAATCAATATGGAATTGAAACAGCAGTCCGCATTAACGGTTGGGATACTGAATTTTATCAAGAGGATTTAGAAACAATTGTTCGTTCAAATGTTAATATGATTCGTTTACCTAAAGTAGAAACCAAAGATGATGTTATTAAAGTTGTTCAGGATATTGAAAAAATTGAACAAACAATTGGCAGAAAAGAAAAGATAACTTTATTTTGTGCCATTGAAAGTGCGAAAGGAGTTTTAAATGCTTATGAGATTGCAACTGCTTCACCACGGGTGGAAGGAATTGCCCTAGGTGGTGTGGACTATCTGTTTGATTTAAAAGCAGTTAAGACAAAAGACCGCCATGAATTATTATTTGCTCGCCAAATGATCGTTCATGCTGCGCGGGCAGCAAAAGTTGATGCCTTTGACTGTATCTTTGGTAATACCACTGACTTGGTAGGTTTAGAACAAGAAGCACTGTTTGTTCGCGAACTTGGTTTTAGTGGAAAATCAGCAATACATCCTAACCAAATTGAAATTATTAATAAAGTTTTTTCACCAAGTGAAAAAGAAATTAAAAATGCTTTAAAAATTTTAACTGCTTATAAAGAATTTACAAAAGAACAAAAAGGGGTTTTTGCGATTGATGGTCAAATGATTGATAAACCATTTATTGACAATGCCGAAATTATTTTACAAATGGCAAATGTGAAAAGCCCGCTGGAAGACTAA
- the citX gene encoding citrate lyase holo-[acyl-carrier protein] synthase yields MLDFKPTNKILLHREQHYLLQQQLVSKYQAGLLTVNLNIPGPNKCHPQYHHFFQTIIKPQLFAFLQTEGINYQTSQEIYDETGDYLVIVLPQLANYLDIKQLLITFEMRAKIYQLLDFDIYDQQLQAISRQQLNLPMRKCYLCAEPAKWCAQQKTHLISELLCYINNVIEEEIERNDKAK; encoded by the coding sequence ATGTTAGACTTTAAACCAACAAATAAAATTCTTTTACACCGTGAACAACATTATCTTCTCCAACAACAATTGGTTAGTAAATACCAAGCAGGATTACTGACGGTAAATTTAAACATTCCCGGGCCCAATAAGTGCCACCCCCAATATCACCATTTTTTTCAAACAATTATTAAACCCCAACTGTTTGCCTTTTTACAAACCGAGGGGATTAATTATCAAACAAGTCAAGAAATTTATGATGAAACAGGGGACTATCTCGTTATTGTTTTACCACAATTAGCAAATTATCTGGACATTAAACAATTATTAATTACTTTTGAGATGCGCGCAAAAATTTATCAATTATTAGATTTTGATATTTATGATCAACAGTTGCAAGCAATTAGTCGTCAGCAATTAAATCTACCCATGCGGAAATGTTATCTTTGCGCAGAACCAGCAAAATGATGTGCTCAGCAAAAAACTCATTTAATTAGTGAATTATTATGTTATATTAATAATGTAATAGAAGAGGAAATTGAACGGAATGACAAAGCAAAATAA
- the citF gene encoding citrate lyase subunit alpha translates to MAKYLNDEQLKQINKNHHYESYDSTKSHPSKFINHQSELPNYGKRKTKLVASLEEAILNAGLKDGMTISFHHHFRHGDKTVAQVLKIIEKLKIKNLTISASSFTKAHDCLIDYIKSGVVTGLEGSALRGKLGDAISEGILPQPAIIRSHGGRARAIESGESHINVAFLAASTSDEMGNANGSHGQSSVGALGYPMVDAQHADKVIIITDTLVPYPNSPISIPQTNVDYVVKVDEIGDTSKISSGEIHTTFSPKEIKIAQNIVKVITNTPGFKNGFSYQTGTGGASQSSLIMLREEMIKRNITAGFFLGGIIGEHVKFLEAGLVNKLLDVQCFDLVAAKSIKENENHLEMSASFYANPHTKGCATDKLDYGILSALEVDVNFDINVLTGADGYIRGASGGHSDVAYGNDISIVAVPLIRGRIPSITTKVQTVVTPGHTVDVVVTETGIVVNPLRQDLIEILTKAGVELKTIDQLRDEAYAIIGEPQMIEYDKNHPVAIVEYRDGSVIDIIYKVKPYVLD, encoded by the coding sequence ATGGCTAAATATTTAAATGACGAACAGTTAAAACAAATTAATAAAAACCACCATTATGAAAGTTATGATTCAACAAAAAGTCATCCTTCAAAATTTATTAATCATCAAAGTGAGCTACCAAATTATGGAAAACGGAAAACTAAACTTGTTGCTTCCTTAGAAGAAGCAATTCTTAACGCTGGGTTAAAAGACGGGATGACAATTTCTTTTCATCACCATTTTCGCCACGGGGATAAAACAGTTGCGCAAGTTTTAAAAATTATTGAAAAATTAAAAATTAAAAATTTAACAATTTCAGCTTCTTCTTTTACCAAAGCACATGATTGTTTAATTGACTATATTAAATCAGGGGTGGTGACTGGGTTAGAAGGTTCAGCATTACGGGGAAAACTAGGTGATGCCATTTCCGAAGGAATTTTACCCCAACCAGCAATCATTCGTTCGCATGGAGGACGGGCTCGTGCCATTGAAAGTGGAGAATCACATATTAATGTTGCTTTTTTAGCAGCTTCTACTAGTGATGAAATGGGGAATGCAAATGGATCACATGGCCAATCCAGCGTTGGGGCGCTTGGCTATCCGATGGTTGATGCCCAACATGCTGATAAAGTAATTATTATTACGGATACCTTAGTGCCATATCCGAATAGTCCGATTTCAATTCCCCAAACGAATGTGGATTATGTTGTTAAAGTAGATGAAATCGGAGATACTTCAAAAATCTCATCGGGAGAAATCCATACTACTTTTAGTCCGAAAGAAATTAAAATTGCTCAAAATATTGTGAAGGTTATTACCAATACTCCTGGTTTTAAAAATGGGTTTTCTTATCAAACAGGAACGGGGGGAGCAAGTCAGTCTTCTTTAATTATGTTACGTGAAGAAATGATTAAACGTAATATTACTGCTGGTTTCTTTTTAGGGGGGATCATTGGCGAACATGTTAAATTTTTAGAAGCAGGTCTTGTTAATAAATTATTAGATGTCCAATGTTTTGATCTGGTGGCAGCTAAATCAATTAAAGAGAATGAAAATCATTTGGAAATGTCAGCTTCGTTTTATGCTAATCCTCACACTAAAGGTTGTGCGACTGATAAGTTAGACTATGGAATCCTAAGTGCCCTAGAAGTTGATGTTAATTTTGATATTAATGTCTTAACGGGAGCGGATGGTTACATTAGGGGTGCTTCTGGGGGGCACTCGGATGTTGCTTATGGTAATGATATTTCAATTGTAGCGGTGCCCTTAATTCGTGGACGGATTCCATCAATTACTACAAAAGTTCAAACAGTAGTTACTCCTGGTCATACTGTTGATGTTGTGGTAACTGAAACGGGAATTGTTGTAAACCCTTTACGTCAAGATTTAATTGAAATTTTAACAAAAGCTGGAGTTGAGTTAAAAACGATTGATCAACTACGCGATGAAGCGTATGCCATTATTGGTGAACCTCAAATGATTGAATATGATAAAAACCATCCTGTGGCTATTGTTGAATATCGAGATGGTAGTGTGATTGATATTATTTACAAAGTAAAACCGTATGTTTTAGACTAA
- a CDS encoding sulfite exporter TauE/SafE family protein: MFFNSVLSSLPPTGYIILLLIFAAAVAFLGNLSGVGGGVLHIPVMVWVLTIPVKEIKFVSTILVFASALISTVISAIKKKLNYPVILVALLVAIPTVFFGNWLNDKIDERITTIIIVVLLSYISIQLIINQYLLKKKTIVQKELVKKWYHIVLKDNPPKYLNIFSLAAISFIAAMITSLTGMGGGVIIMPFLLLFVKLNIKDSTPISHSIIMITSLLAIIIEPTMGNHNYFLDTPVMTNVLVPMLVGAVGGTIGAIFVKKYLKKENIILWILIILIWISIVKMIVDLITG; encoded by the coding sequence ATGTTTTTTAATAGTGTCCTTAGTTCCTTGCCACCAACTGGCTATATTATCTTATTATTAATTTTTGCCGCCGCGGTTGCTTTCTTAGGAAATTTATCGGGAGTTGGAGGTGGTGTTTTACACATCCCCGTCATGGTCTGAGTGTTAACCATCCCAGTCAAAGAAATTAAATTTGTTTCAACAATTCTAGTTTTTGCTAGTGCTTTAATTAGTACTGTTATTAGTGCTATTAAGAAAAAACTAAACTATCCCGTAATCTTAGTGGCGCTACTGGTTGCAATCCCGACTGTTTTCTTTGGGAACTGACTTAATGATAAAATTGATGAACGAATTACGACTATTATCATTGTGGTACTCTTAAGTTATATTTCGATTCAATTAATTATTAACCAGTATTTATTAAAGAAAAAAACCATAGTTCAAAAAGAACTGGTTAAAAAATGGTACCATATTGTTTTAAAAGATAATCCCCCAAAATATTTAAATATTTTTTCCTTAGCAGCAATTTCTTTTATTGCGGCAATGATAACTTCCTTAACAGGAATGGGTGGTGGGGTTATTATTATGCCCTTCTTATTATTGTTTGTGAAGTTAAATATTAAGGATTCAACCCCAATTTCACATTCAATTATTATGATTACCAGTTTATTAGCAATTATTATTGAACCAACAATGGGCAACCATAACTACTTTTTAGATACCCCGGTGATGACAAATGTCTTAGTCCCAATGCTAGTGGGAGCTGTTGGGGGGACAATTGGGGCTATTTTTGTCAAAAAATATTTAAAAAAAGAAAACATTATTTTATGAATTTTAATTATTTTAATTTGAATTTCAATTGTAAAAATGATTGTTGATTTAATTACTGGCTAA
- a CDS encoding bifunctional 4-hydroxy-2-oxoglutarate aldolase/2-dehydro-3-deoxy-phosphogluconate aldolase — MNQARAEFPTAIIGAGTVLTLKEAQEAIKAGAQYLVSPVYSPEILKWSLKNDILYVPGVMTVNEMYQAYQAGAQLLKFYPAVSSPPEALQLIANPFPNFKILATGGISLENMGAYFKAGVLAVGITGKLGGASDNDRDEDIAKLAKQYVNKLETIMQERDDQNGN, encoded by the coding sequence ATTAACCAAGCTCGCGCAGAATTTCCCACTGCAATTATTGGCGCGGGAACAGTTTTAACCTTAAAAGAAGCGCAAGAAGCAATCAAAGCAGGAGCACAATATTTAGTATCACCAGTTTATTCGCCTGAAATTTTAAAATGATCTTTAAAAAATGATATTTTATATGTCCCAGGAGTAATGACAGTCAATGAGATGTATCAAGCATATCAGGCCGGCGCGCAGTTATTAAAATTTTATCCGGCAGTGTCTTCACCACCTGAAGCTTTACAATTAATTGCTAATCCCTTTCCTAATTTCAAAATTTTGGCAACGGGAGGAATTAGTTTAGAAAATATGGGAGCATATTTTAAAGCAGGAGTTTTAGCGGTAGGAATTACCGGAAAATTAGGAGGCGCAAGTGACAATGACCGCGATGAAGATATTGCAAAATTAGCAAAACAATATGTCAATAAATTAGAAACTATTATGCAAGAAAGGGATGACCAAAATGGAAATTAA
- a CDS encoding ABC transporter ATP-binding protein — translation MDVITLQNVTKGYSPNVGCFDINITVKKGEVYGFIGPNGAGKTTVIRQMIGFIKSDQGTGTILGYDIWKDTKNIMENLGYLAAEVSLPEYMTGINYLKTIAEIRGNVDWKYVEKLIAYFDFDPKRKIKKMSKGMKQKVAIIAAFMHKPKVLILDEPTSGLDPLMQQKFDTLVKNAQKEEATIFMSSHIFGEIDSTCDKVAVIKKGKIVSEVDVREIKNNADKIYELKFSTLNDYNNFATTNWRVIGTDQMVKIIKVEVKNADVNKFLKEVSNYQLEYFKELPFNLEQHFIKFYKDEVQFND, via the coding sequence ATGGATGTTATTACATTGCAAAATGTAACCAAGGGATACAGTCCAAATGTTGGGTGCTTTGATATTAATATTACCGTTAAAAAAGGGGAAGTTTACGGTTTTATCGGTCCGAATGGAGCTGGCAAAACAACGGTAATTCGTCAAATGATTGGTTTTATCAAATCAGACCAGGGCACGGGGACAATTCTTGGTTATGATATTTGAAAAGATACAAAAAATATTATGGAAAACTTAGGATATTTAGCCGCCGAAGTTAGTTTGCCAGAATACATGACGGGAATTAATTATTTAAAAACTATTGCTGAAATTAGAGGTAATGTTGATTGAAAATATGTGGAAAAATTAATTGCATATTTTGATTTTGATCCCAAGCGTAAAATAAAAAAAATGTCAAAAGGGATGAAGCAAAAAGTTGCCATTATTGCGGCATTTATGCATAAGCCAAAAGTATTAATTTTAGATGAACCAACAAGTGGTTTAGACCCATTAATGCAGCAAAAATTTGATACATTAGTTAAAAATGCTCAAAAAGAGGAAGCTACTATTTTTATGAGTTCCCATATTTTTGGCGAAATTGATAGTACTTGTGATAAAGTAGCTGTTATTAAAAAAGGAAAAATTGTTTCAGAAGTTGATGTGCGTGAAATCAAAAATAATGCCGATAAAATTTATGAATTAAAATTTAGTACTTTAAATGACTATAATAATTTTGCCACAACTAACTGACGAGTTATTGGCACTGACCAAATGGTTAAAATTATTAAAGTCGAAGTTAAAAATGCGGATGTTAATAAATTTTTAAAGGAAGTCTCAAATTATCAATTGGAATACTTTAAAGAATTACCTTTTAATTTAGAGCAACATTTTATTAAATTTTATAAAGATGAGGTGCAATTCAATGATTAA
- a CDS encoding ABC transporter permease encodes MKSGRGICIKKLIKNSIQNLYKKILNYLSIFILLLLSVAVFGGMFTYNSQLDHLYNQAVINSKRYDVHVNLNKLDLNTFTYSKIANDWVGFDNFDGNDKAASDWINFITQTNNNKSVCFDSTSNDGLDKLFDKFINDNGLTFKPGKTKEMFLRDIKLLNCNYVSYSFNKLIKTNANPDLHLSTWDLVVNNSTDLVVDNIDYHLVNAYQNSSDAIWTNPNLNIPYINKGLVTADNITDGQIIVNRYFLEEMNYSLGNGIIIGKDSDGNPNYYQIMGEGYAYSDIMYQTFGAASGNFASSGNVKTALVYMTNNDFNKIMSYNPSLTNNYQGYLKFAPEDDFNQAYNYLNELIFNYFTASWYQIITQYNDVGEAGQQQTFIQLNYIMFSVVCLAASIVVLVIVYFFIKRDIKSQRKTLGILKALGYHTPELSFGVVVPIIITIFVACLFGYLGSLGVSAYFTILNKPVALLPFDNVYNNWIIFVVFIIGFPTIFAAITYLITIIILRTKPLDLINERERVKVKRAKQLVKYVRKPLVFLPFGVRLTTSFAQKSISKWFTVLITFLFGCLVLLFEFNVIDLFNGYINDLMRSYGHNVTQIVNLPSQFQYQTSTKPNQHLEIDYNPDKWNYTWLEQQELSTSLDWSAFNCSYEWANQNLPIHFRDRQDKEEVIDPNIQDILQRSMMNVCMNGDYLKQAVHSGSFKQLIDILKTMIPPNQVVALTTFLQSAKTANQLPNVAFSKFVIDKKLDLSMLSSALTPNAINADTKIKRADVYGLDPNSDFKDYFNFNDKTSNIDEIFTPVNLATDPIPIVVAKRIWYSGEVPINSPFEWNLRITPSDSKKVKVKIVGYVTNDTSTQNIFMNIQTLRHLMGIHNPNDPNDDTWFDSHPYFGNNVIISRRVNSFQPEDYLTMFSKLGTTSANYQFFATPPGATQPTLVMKSMLNMSILNGQNTISPLKMVQEALEKVFGNVILLLEITAIFTFIIVAFILVVLINMTIEENKIIMATMKAMGYSNGKVLTYVLAWYIFAFAIGLGLPFLISYGAWIIIVRLIFNMTGILFTFAFSWQSIVIVVLALLALTVVETVFILLRMKKQRLIDLTKRQ; translated from the coding sequence ATGAAAAGTGGGCGAGGGATATGTATTAAAAAATTAATAAAAAATTCAATTCAGAATTTATATAAAAAAATTTTAAATTATTTATCAATTTTTATTTTACTGCTCTTATCCGTTGCTGTCTTTGGTGGAATGTTCACTTATAATAGTCAACTTGACCATTTATATAACCAAGCGGTGATTAACTCTAAGCGTTATGATGTCCATGTTAATTTAAATAAGTTAGACTTAAATACTTTTACTTATTCAAAAATTGCCAATGATTGAGTAGGGTTTGATAATTTTGATGGAAATGATAAAGCTGCTTCTGACTGAATTAATTTTATTACCCAAACAAATAATAATAAAAGTGTTTGTTTTGATAGTACTAGCAATGATGGGTTAGATAAACTTTTTGATAAGTTCATCAATGATAATGGCTTAACTTTTAAACCGGGCAAAACAAAAGAGATGTTTTTACGGGACATTAAATTATTAAACTGTAATTATGTATCTTATAGTTTTAATAAATTAATTAAAACTAATGCGAACCCTGATCTTCACTTATCAACGTGAGACTTAGTTGTGAATAATAGTACAGACTTAGTTGTAGATAATATTGATTATCATTTAGTGAATGCTTATCAAAATTCAAGCGATGCGATTTGAACTAATCCTAATCTTAATATTCCCTATATTAATAAAGGTTTAGTAACTGCGGATAATATTACTGATGGGCAAATTATTGTTAACCGTTATTTCTTAGAAGAGATGAATTATAGCTTAGGAAACGGAATTATTATTGGCAAAGATAGTGACGGGAACCCTAATTATTACCAAATTATGGGAGAAGGATATGCTTATAGTGATATTATGTACCAAACCTTTGGTGCTGCCTCGGGAAACTTTGCCAGCAGTGGGAATGTTAAAACAGCTTTAGTCTATATGACTAACAATGATTTTAATAAGATCATGTCTTATAATCCAAGTTTAACAAATAATTACCAGGGCTATCTAAAGTTTGCGCCTGAAGATGATTTTAACCAAGCGTATAATTACTTAAATGAACTAATTTTTAATTATTTTACCGCCAGTTGGTACCAGATTATTACCCAGTATAATGATGTTGGGGAAGCTGGTCAGCAACAAACATTTATTCAACTAAATTATATTATGTTTTCCGTTGTTTGCTTAGCTGCTTCAATTGTGGTGTTAGTCATTGTTTATTTCTTTATTAAACGCGATATTAAATCCCAACGAAAAACCTTAGGGATTTTAAAAGCGTTAGGATACCATACTCCCGAGTTATCGTTTGGAGTTGTTGTACCCATTATTATTACAATTTTTGTAGCTTGTTTATTTGGTTACTTAGGTTCCTTAGGAGTATCTGCCTATTTCACCATTTTAAACAAACCGGTGGCTTTACTACCATTTGATAATGTTTATAATAATTGAATTATTTTTGTTGTCTTTATTATTGGATTTCCAACCATTTTTGCTGCCATTACTTATTTAATTACAATTATTATTTTACGCACCAAACCATTAGATTTAATTAATGAACGCGAACGGGTAAAAGTTAAACGGGCAAAACAACTAGTAAAATATGTTCGAAAACCATTAGTATTCTTACCATTTGGGGTCCGGTTAACAACTTCGTTTGCTCAAAAATCAATTTCCAAATGGTTTACGGTCTTAATAACTTTCTTATTTGGTTGTTTGGTGTTATTATTTGAATTTAACGTGATTGACTTATTTAATGGTTATATTAACGATTTAATGCGCAGTTATGGTCATAATGTTACCCAAATTGTTAATTTACCATCGCAATTTCAATATCAAACCTCAACTAAACCAAACCAACACTTAGAAATTGATTATAATCCTGATAAATGAAACTACACCTGGTTAGAACAACAAGAACTTAGCACTAGTTTAGACTGAAGTGCCTTTAACTGTTCGTATGAATGAGCCAATCAGAACTTACCAATTCATTTTCGTGATCGTCAGGATAAGGAAGAAGTTATTGATCCTAACATTCAAGATATTTTACAACGTTCAATGATGAATGTTTGTATGAACGGGGATTATTTAAAACAAGCTGTTCATAGTGGGTCGTTTAAACAACTAATTGATATTTTAAAAACAATGATTCCGCCTAACCAAGTAGTTGCTTTAACAACCTTTTTACAAAGTGCCAAAACAGCTAATCAACTTCCAAATGTTGCTTTTAGTAAGTTTGTAATTGATAAAAAATTAGACTTATCAATGTTAAGTTCGGCATTAACTCCGAATGCAATTAATGCCGATACTAAAATTAAAAGAGCCGATGTCTACGGCTTAGATCCAAACAGTGATTTTAAAGATTATTTTAATTTTAATGATAAAACAAGTAATATTGATGAGATATTTACCCCGGTTAACTTGGCAACTGATCCAATTCCAATTGTGGTTGCAAAACGGATTTGATATAGTGGGGAAGTTCCGATCAATAGTCCGTTTGAATGAAACTTACGAATTACTCCAAGTGATTCGAAAAAAGTAAAAGTTAAAATTGTTGGTTATGTTACCAATGATACTTCTACCCAAAATATTTTTATGAATATTCAAACTTTACGGCATCTAATGGGAATTCATAATCCTAATGATCCTAATGATGATACGTGGTTTGATAGTCATCCTTATTTTGGAAATAATGTTATTATTTCACGTCGCGTAAATAGTTTCCAACCTGAAGATTACTTAACAATGTTTTCTAAACTAGGAACTACGAGTGCTAATTATCAGTTCTTTGCGACCCCACCGGGTGCTACGCAACCAACCCTCGTGATGAAATCAATGTTAAATATGAGTATTTTAAATGGTCAAAACACAATTTCACCATTAAAAATGGTCCAAGAAGCATTAGAAAAAGTGTTTGGAAATGTTATTTTATTATTAGAAATTACCGCGATCTTTACCTTTATTATTGTGGCCTTTATCTTGGTAGTTTTAATTAACATGACCATTGAAGAAAATAAAATAATTATGGCAACAATGAAAGCAATGGGATATTCAAATGGTAAGGTTTTAACCTATGTTTTAGCTTGATATATCTTTGCTTTTGCAATTGGTCTCGGATTACCATTCCTAATCTCGTATGGTGCCTGAATTATTATTGTCCGTCTGATCTTTAATATGACAGGAATCCTCTTTACCTTTGCTTTTTCATGACAAAGTATTGTAATTGTGGTGTTAGCACTATTAGCTTTAACCGTTGTAGAAACAGTCTTTATTCTATTACGAATGAAAAAACAGCGGTTAATTGATTTAACAAAAAGACAATAA
- the miaA gene encoding tRNA (adenosine(37)-N6)-dimethylallyltransferase MiaA, which produces MNKPIILIVGPTASGKTDLSIMLAKKINGECINADATQIFNGLDIATNKILPSEQENIPHHLLSTLDLNDNYSISDFQRAGRKIINEIWQRHKIPIVVGGSGLYINALLKDYHFDDHQRDPQFAQQYEKYSNLALWKLLQSTDPEEAKRTHFNNRKRVLRALQYFQENKTLKSVNDDAKDRWYYEPYIIGLNPVKTELHERITTRVAKLTARGLFAEVAAAYEYCHFDETKQSMKIIGCKEIIAYLKGEITYQQAIDQMVYANKIYAKKQLTWFRNQLPTTNWYTFSYQDFLIVANQIINDLEASNYLSSQ; this is translated from the coding sequence ATGAACAAACCAATTATTCTTATTGTGGGACCAACAGCAAGTGGAAAAACTGACCTGTCGATTATGTTAGCGAAGAAAATTAATGGTGAATGTATTAACGCTGATGCTACTCAAATTTTTAATGGGTTAGATATTGCTACTAATAAAATTTTGCCCTCTGAACAAGAAAACATCCCTCATCATTTATTATCAACACTTGATTTAAATGATAATTATTCAATCAGTGATTTTCAACGGGCAGGTCGTAAAATTATTAATGAAATTTGACAACGCCATAAAATCCCAATTGTTGTTGGGGGCAGTGGCTTATATATTAATGCCTTACTAAAAGATTATCATTTTGACGACCATCAACGTGATCCCCAATTTGCCCAACAATATGAAAAATATTCCAATCTTGCCTTATGGAAATTATTACAAAGCACTGATCCAGAAGAAGCTAAACGTACTCATTTTAATAATCGTAAACGTGTTTTACGAGCCTTGCAATATTTCCAAGAAAATAAGACTCTAAAGTCAGTTAATGATGATGCCAAAGACAGATGATATTATGAACCTTATATTATTGGTTTAAATCCTGTTAAAACTGAACTACATGAACGAATTACAACTCGGGTTGCTAAACTAACCGCGCGTGGGTTATTTGCAGAAGTAGCAGCTGCGTATGAATATTGTCATTTTGACGAAACTAAGCAAAGTATGAAAATAATTGGGTGTAAAGAAATTATTGCTTATTTAAAAGGTGAAATTACTTACCAACAAGCAATTGACCAGATGGTGTATGCTAACAAAATATATGCAAAAAAGCAGTTGACATGGTTTCGAAATCAACTACCAACTACTAATTGATATACCTTTTCTTATCAAGACTTTTTAATTGTGGCTAACCAGATTATTAATGATTTAGAAGCTAGTAACTATTTATCTTCGCAATAA
- a CDS encoding GntR family transcriptional regulator: MTKQNNKLELYALILNDILTGKFQPGERLREQKLAQQYGTSRTPIREVIRLLENDNLLTVVPNAGAQLKIFTIKEIDELYLLRYHLELMIYTYIIENMNSELHTKISNLITILKAVDLTDTKLIAQANDLFNKTMLQLANFRIIDTYYAALTNLFAYLRNFTNYDVESKRRIEAVFEHIAICQTILAQDLVATEKLLTEHLENAKKHFINKYNFK; the protein is encoded by the coding sequence ATGACAAAGCAAAATAATAAATTAGAATTATACGCTTTAATTTTAAATGATATTTTAACTGGTAAATTCCAACCTGGCGAAAGATTACGTGAGCAAAAATTAGCGCAACAATATGGAACATCCCGCACCCCAATTCGGGAAGTTATTCGGTTATTAGAAAATGACAACTTATTAACTGTTGTTCCCAACGCGGGAGCCCAATTAAAAATCTTTACAATTAAAGAAATCGATGAGTTATATTTATTACGTTATCATTTAGAATTAATGATCTACACTTACATTATTGAAAATATGAATTCAGAGTTACATACTAAAATTAGTAATTTAATTACCATCCTAAAAGCAGTGGACTTGACCGATACAAAATTAATTGCGCAAGCAAATGATCTTTTTAACAAAACAATGCTGCAATTAGCTAATTTTAGAATTATTGATACCTATTATGCAGCCTTAACTAATTTATTTGCTTATTTACGAAATTTTACCAATTATGATGTAGAAAGTAAACGTCGAATTGAAGCGGTGTTTGAACATATTGCGATTTGTCAAACAATTTTAGCGCAAGATTTAGTGGCAACAGAAAAATTATTAACAGAGCATTTAGAAAATGCCAAAAAACACTTTATAAATAAATATAATTTTAAATAA
- the citD gene encoding citrate lyase acyl carrier protein, whose product MEIKKMATAGSLESSDVLVTIEPNNDQKINLTINSPFICQFGQQIKRIALTTLANLQVKNCNLVIQDQRAIDEVLVARIITALERATESVIRY is encoded by the coding sequence ATGGAAATTAAAAAAATGGCAACTGCGGGTTCGTTAGAATCAAGTGATGTTTTAGTTACTATTGAACCAAATAATGACCAAAAAATTAATTTAACAATTAATTCACCATTTATTTGTCAGTTTGGACAACAAATAAAAAGAATTGCTTTAACAACTTTAGCAAATTTACAAGTTAAAAATTGTAATCTTGTCATCCAAGACCAGAGAGCAATTGATGAAGTATTAGTTGCTAGAATTATTACAGCCTTAGAACGGGCAACAGAAAGTGTTATTCGCTATTAG